CTGGGCGTGGACCCGGTGCACTTCGGGATCATCATGACCCTGAACCTGTCCATAGGGATGTTCACGCCGCCCATCGGCCTGAACATCTTCATCGTCCAGGGCCTGTTCCGCGGGAACCTACCGGCCCTGTACCGGGCCCTGTTGCCCTTCATCGCGGTCAGCCTGGTGGCCCTGCTGCTGGTGACCTTCATCCCCTCGCTGTCCCTGTGGCTGGTGGGGCGTTGAGCGAAGCTTGGCTGGAGAGCGTTTATGAATGAGCGGAATGCCGGCGCGGCCCTCGCACCGCTGAGCCTGGGCGCCGCGCAGCTGCGTCAGCTGGTGGATATCCCCTGCGAGCGTTTCGGCCTGCACGACATCTTCCCCGATGCCGCGCCCGAGGACCTGGCGGCGGTGGCGCGGCGCATCGGCGAGCGCCACGTGGACCTGGAGCAGGGCGCGCTGTGTCTGAGCTTCTACTCCACCGTCGCGCGCATCGCGGGCAAGACCGTCGTGATCGACACCTGCTGTGGCAACGACAAGGAGCGCCCGGCCCGCCCCGGTTGGCATCGCCGCCAGGGCGACTATCTGGAGCAGCTCGCCGCCCAAGGGGTGCGTCCGGAGGACGTGGATCTGGTGATGTGCACCCATCTGCATGCGGACCACGTGGGCTGGAATACCCGGCTGGAGAATGGCCGCTGGGTGCCTACCTTCCCCAATGCACGTTATGTGTTCGCCAAACGGGAGTACGACTACTGGCTGGACGAGCACCGGGCTGCCGGGCCGGAGGGGAATATCCTCTACGGCTCCTTCCGTGACAGCGTGCTGCCGGTAATCGATTCAGGGCAGGCGGAGCTGGTGGCCGATGGCCATTCACCGCTGGCCGGTGTGCACCTGGAGATCGCGCCAGGGCACACGCCGGGGGCGGCGCTCATCCATCTGGAGAGCGAAGGCGCTCGGGCGGTGGTCTGCGGCGATCTGCTCCACCATCCCCTGCAGCTGCTGCGCCCGGAAGTCTCGACCCGGTTCTGTGTGGACCCGGAAGGCGCCCGGCGTACTCGCCAGCGCGTGCTCGCGGAGCTTGCCGGTACCGAGACCTGGGTGGTGCCGGGGCATTTCCTGCCGCCGTCCATCGGGCGTATCGAACGTGACGGTGACGCCTACGCCTTTCTAGCCGCCCAGTAGGCCAGCCAGCAGCGGCAGCAGAAAGGCTGTCAACACCCCGGCAAGCCCCATGCCCAGGCCGGCGAAGGCGCCCGCCAGGGTGCTGATGCCCAGCGCCTGGGCGGTGCCGAAGCCGTGGGCCGCCACCCCCAGGGCCAGCCCCCGGGCGCGCTCGTCGCGGATGCGCAGCCAACGGAACAGCGGCCCCGCGACCAGCGCGCCGAAAATACCCGTGATCAACACCATGCCCGCGGTCAGCGACGGCAGCCCACCCAGCTTCTCGGCGATGCCCATGGCGATGGGGGAGGTGACCGATTTCGGTGCCAGCGAGAGCAGGGTCTGGGGGCTCGCGCGCAGCAGTGCGGCAATGCCCACGGCGCTGGCGGCGGCCGCGCTCACCCCCGCCAGGCAGGCGGCGAGCAGCGGCCAGAGCAGCGGGCCGATCTGGTGGCGGTTGTCGTAGAGCGGTACGGCGATGGCCACCGTGGCGGGGCCGAGCAGAAAGTGAATGAACTGGGCGCCGTCGAAGTAGGTATCGTAGTCGGTACCGGTAAGCGAGAGTACGCCGATCAGCACCGCCATGGACAGCAGCACCGGGTGCAGCAGGGGAAAGCCCCGCCCCAGGCGCTGCAGCCAGCCCGCGGCGAGAAAGACCGCCACTGTGAGGGTGAGCCACAGCAGTGGCTGGGCGGCCAGATACACCCAGATGCGGCCAAGCTCATTGCTCATGGCGCGCTCCGCGGGTGAGCCACGACAGCACAGCCGCCGTCACCAGCAGGGCGAGCACGGTGCTGCCGATGATGGCCGCGGCAATGGCCCAGCCATCCGCCGCCAGGCGGCTGCCGTGCACCACCAGGCCCACTCCGGCCGGCACGAACAGCAGCGGCAGGTAGCGTAGCAGGTTCTCGGCCACCACGCGCACCCCCGCCGGCACGCGGCCATGGAGCAGCAGCGCGATCAGCAGAATCACCATACCCAGTACCGGCCCGGGCACCGGGAGCTGCAGCAGCTGGGAGAGCAGCTCACCGGCGAGCTGGCAGGCGAGAATGAGGGTCAGACCGAGCAGCATGGCCCGTCTCCGCCACCCAAGGGCTGCGTGCTATTCACCCTGGCGGCCTCGCTCCCGTGCCACCGCCGCCAGCGCCTCGCTCAGGGCGCGTACCGCCGGTGCGCTGTCGCGCCCTTCGGCGCGGCTCACCCCGACCTCGCCAAAGGGCTCCGTGAAGCGCACCGGCAGCCGGCTGAGCTCGCCGCGGGCAGCGTAGTGTTCCGCCACCGCCCGAGGCAGCACCCCCACCGCATCGCTGCCCC
The nucleotide sequence above comes from Alkalilimnicola sp. S0819. Encoded proteins:
- a CDS encoding MBL fold metallo-hydrolase, with translation MNERNAGAALAPLSLGAAQLRQLVDIPCERFGLHDIFPDAAPEDLAAVARRIGERHVDLEQGALCLSFYSTVARIAGKTVVIDTCCGNDKERPARPGWHRRQGDYLEQLAAQGVRPEDVDLVMCTHLHADHVGWNTRLENGRWVPTFPNARYVFAKREYDYWLDEHRAAGPEGNILYGSFRDSVLPVIDSGQAELVADGHSPLAGVHLEIAPGHTPGAALIHLESEGARAVVCGDLLHHPLQLLRPEVSTRFCVDPEGARRTRQRVLAELAGTETWVVPGHFLPPSIGRIERDGDAYAFLAAQ
- a CDS encoding LrgB family protein gives rise to the protein MSNELGRIWVYLAAQPLLWLTLTVAVFLAAGWLQRLGRGFPLLHPVLLSMAVLIGVLSLTGTDYDTYFDGAQFIHFLLGPATVAIAVPLYDNRHQIGPLLWPLLAACLAGVSAAAASAVGIAALLRASPQTLLSLAPKSVTSPIAMGIAEKLGGLPSLTAGMVLITGIFGALVAGPLFRWLRIRDERARGLALGVAAHGFGTAQALGISTLAGAFAGLGMGLAGVLTAFLLPLLAGLLGG
- a CDS encoding CidA/LrgA family protein, coding for MLLGLTLILACQLAGELLSQLLQLPVPGPVLGMVILLIALLLHGRVPAGVRVVAENLLRYLPLLFVPAGVGLVVHGSRLAADGWAIAAAIIGSTVLALLVTAAVLSWLTRGARHEQ